TATACCAAATTACTACTTTCTTCTTCCCAAATGCCCTAGCTTTATTTTTATTCCAACAAAATACATCTATCCGATAGTCTTGCCATTTAGGACTCATTCTATCATTGACCTCATAGAGTTTATCCTCAACAAACACCCAGCTTCCCATAGGTAAAATTTTCTCAAGGGGTCTTGATACAGCAATCCCGCCTTCTTTTACTTTTTTATTAGTTGCTGTAATGAGTGGGTCGTTATCGCATTGCCCTTTATCTGGGGAATAGGCAGTTGCAACAACTTGTAGAGATTGAAGGCTATTTATCTGGATGTCATTTTCTTCTTTCTGAAGCTTCCTGCCTTGCCATATCCCTATCTGGACCCCTACTGTG
This is a stretch of genomic DNA from bacterium. It encodes these proteins:
- a CDS encoding 3D domain-containing protein, which gives rise to MKKTKENKKIDIEKWIFRFVIGLGIFTVGVQIGIWQGRKLQKEENDIQINSLQSLQVVATAYSPDKGQCDNDPLITATNKKVKEGGIAVSRPLEKILPMGSWVFVEDKLYEVNDRMSPKWQDYRIDVFCWNKNKARAFGKKKVVIWY